gatgcccagcaggctaccctacacgtggggaggggaacaaaggaaaaaaaaggaaagaaactgCACCTTCGCTAATTTTTGTCTTGTCTATTTCTTTCCggcttttttctgctttttttttcttaacattaCTTGATATCAAGCCTCGCGAGACTAAAAACAAGTGAAGTAAGAAATCTGGGAGGTTGGCGGGTAGAACGAACATTTTCAAGTCAACGTTTCTCAAAGAATAAGACAAACATCGACAGGGCCTAGAGGTCAACACACGGTAACCCacgacattaaaaaaaatatgaagaaacTGAGCAGTGCATCAAGCTATATACAACGGTGCTGCCAAGAGTTATCGCGTCCCTATACACACTCTAGTTTATGAACACGAATTAGCGCATATGGGAATAAAAAGGGACCGAGCTCACCTCTAGAGCCCCCCATCTCTTATAGGGGCAGGACATGCTGCCCAAGTCCCGGCATAGATTTCGACAACGCAATATATGGAATGTTTACTTTCGGCAACGGAGGTACATTCCCACCGCACATCATAGTAATTTGATGCAGGTGATAATAAGAGGTGGCATTTCAAACGCGCCGCCTGAGGTCTTGAGGTTAGCAAGCAAGCAGAGTTGATTGAAACTTTGGTAAAGATTATTCGTAACTGCTTGAATTTCGCGTGATTTGAAGAGGgcatttgtttccgttgccagtCGTAAGTATTCCGTATATTTCGTGACAGAAATCTATCCCAGGGTATGGGCAGCATTCCATGTCTCTAAATAGAAGtgtgctagaagacagcttactcccttactTCTATGCAAGCTAATTCGTGTTCAGAGTTTAAAGACACCCTCCACGAAGCAAATGAATGCGAACGACAGGAACTGTGTGAAGTTTCTCTGGAATCTGagcggcgcacttgtttttgcaACTAGCACGAAAAGATGCTTGTTCTGGCGATGGAGCAAGCTCTGTTCGGTCTCACCTGCAATCACGTCCAACATTCCACGATCACGCACAGCTAATCGGACAATATCGCGTGTCCTTTTGAAACAGACGAAGAGCTAGAATAACAGCTGTGAACCCTTAAAAAAATTTTAGACAGTCGATACATTGTACATAGACTTgtctatacagtctatagactctctatagacaatccatagagaacagtctataggcacaACAAGTCGTACACAGTCTATGACAATTAATTGATTTATGGCCaaacacttttagtagactttagtctatagacagtatacaGACTacgaataaagaaaaagaaatatatatagaaaGGTGATAGATTGATATCAAGTCTACAGACCGTTTTtatgactgtctatagaccgtttttatTAGAGGCGGGGGAATGGGTTTGGTTCCGGTTCAGCTGAAATTTTCATATTCATTGAGCTTGATGCCACGATGGTTGAAAATAATCGTAGTGTTTGCTTTTTGATATTTGTGAAAAATATTGATATTGATTGGTATCTGTGGATGAGGCTACGTTTTGCAAGTTTGTGCcgcgttccccccccccccccccctcccctctcctctAACTGAGCTCAAAGTGCGAGCACTTCTGGGCGACAGCGGAGAGGTTGCTGTAGATTTACCGCCGAATCTCGAAGCGGTGCCTTTGCGACTATATACTGAGTCATATGACTTATCCATGGCTGTTCACGGTCATGGTTATTCACAGTCGCGGTTATTCACATCCGGTTGACCTATGAAATGTTAACGCATCACCTTTCCAGGCATTAGCTACCTTTCCGGACTCTGCACTGAATTCTACGTTGGCCTTGGAGAAGACATGCCGGGGCTTTTCAGCGGGGCTCACACCTTGACGCACGAAGTGGCTCACCTGTGAGATTCGCCTCAGCGTTTCATCGCATGATTCCGAGCAGCTTGTGACGTCTACTGCACCCGAAAATATTTGCTCATAATACCGGCTTTGCGTTCGAGAATCTCAGCAGTACTACCGCTAACTAGAATCAAATACGTATACGattatgtgtgtgcgtgcgtgcgtgtgcgcgtaaGACAGGTAGAGCAgtacgctgggtctaaaaattaacatgcaggaaaccaaagtaatgtgcaacagtctagcaagggaacagcagttcacaatcggcagcgatgTGCTGGCAGGGTAAGGAAATACGTCCacttacggcaggtagtgacagctgatcccgaTCATGATAGGTAAATAACTAGAAGCATAAGAATGGGGCGGaacgcatacggcaggttctctcagatcacggatagcagtttaccaatttccctcaagagaaaagtgtacaacagctgtatcttgccggtactcacctacggggcagaaacgtggaggctaacgaaaagtgttcagcttaagttaaggacaacgcagcgagctatggaaagaaaagtgataggtgtaacgttaagaggccggaagcgggcagagtgggtgagggaacaaacgcgggttaatgacatcctactcggaatcaagaggaagaaatgggcatgagcAGGgcatatgtaatgcgaaggcaagataaccgcttgtccttaggATAACaaagtgcattccaagagaaggcaagcgtagcagaggctGCAGaagaagttaggtgggcagatgagattaggaagtctgcatgcatagggtggccgcagctggaaaaggacagggttaattggagagacatgggagaggaatttgccctgcagtgggtgtaggcaggctgatgatgatgatgatgatgatgatgtgtttcAAATTCACGGTATCAATGCGTAATTACTATCAACCTCAGTTGGTGGAAGATTGGAATCGGATTCCATGCCGCCTTTCTTATCAGCGCCTCTCATGCGTTGTATATCGTGTCTGCTCGTTGAAGCCTCGGAGCGACTCACGATGGAGACGGCCCCGATTCCAATGTCCCCGGTCATCCGAGCGCCGTGAGCTGCGAGTGGAAGGCGGGGAACATCATGAGCTACGTCAACAGTGGGCACGCGCACCACCTGTTTTCCGAGTGCAGCCTGCGGCAGATGCAATACGTCGTGAGGTAAGTTCAGAGAACACGTATAATGAGGCTACGGTAAAGCGATATGGTTTGTGCTACGTCTCAAAGGATTGGTGGTCGAGTCAAGCAGAGCACGGAAAGCGGATTCTGGCACAGCAAGGTAAACATACACAATACAGAGAGCACAGGACGACTTTTTACTTGCCGCCAAACCGCGctcatacagttgaacctcgttataacgaagcctAATGGGTGCCGAGATTTCTTCCTAATGGTCGATGCTTTGTTACAGCCGTataccccttacaaaaatttctttagacaatccctaaagaacagtctatagggaaTACAAATCCTAAAGACactctacagacaatctatagatttatggccgtgcACTTTTAGCCgacttttgtctatatacagtccataggctatgaacagacaaaaataaatatcataggaaggcaatagagtctgtaagaagtctacagaccattttttgTAATGGTGTAGGTTCTCTTAGGCGCGGTTTTCAGTCACTGTGTAGATTGTAGTCAACTTAGTTGGCGTTTAATCGGCCTTCGACCTGACATGCCTTCACGCCAACTGAGCCCACCCGACGCGGCCCAACACAACTACACCAGCCGAGCAGGCCAGCCACGGCAACGTATGCATGTTTCCTTCCTCGGCGCCTCTAAAATGAGTTGGAGGAATAACGTTACGAAGGACAGGGTGATAGCGACCCAGAGTATGAGTGCTTGAACCATTACGCTTCCCTGCGTAATAGCAGTGTCCAGTGAAGAAGGAGTACGCCAGACCGGATGCTATCGAAGCACCATTGGATAAAGGTTTCCTCAACTTCTTCGAATGCGAATGAACTCggctcctttcctttcttcaaccaCAAAATTTTCTCCTCCGAATGGACATGGTGGGGAACTGTTGTTAATTGTTTAAATCGATACAGAGAGCGCAAATTGGACAGTGAACTGCATTTGGGATTCGTTACATCCCGTCATAGGAGAATTTTACTTCCTGCACGGGACATGCAAACTTCTTGGTCTTCTATGGGCGCATTTAAAAGAAATAGCGAATTTTTTTATATGCATTCTTTTGTTTTAATCCGTTTATTTGTGTCGAGGCTTGACTGTATTGTAGACCTGATATTCGTTAGGAACCGTGTAAAAAGTATAGTGCATCTATGCACTATATAATAGCAGTATATCCAGCAACTCAGTGAAAAGGTGACGCACCAAAAATAACGGCGATAGAAGCATAGTATAGTATAGCGCCATTGGTTAGACATGCCTGAAATAAAATCGGAGAAATGACGGATACTGTTCGCAGGCCACGAGCACTGCCAGACGCGTCCACGTTCGATAAACGAGTTGGTGTTTTCTTTGCTTACTCCCTTTCAGTCTGAGAGGAAAAGCTTGCTGGGTGTACAAAGGAGAAGCGCACTTCGTTCGAGGAACGTATCCGGGAATGGCGGTCACTTTTGAGGAATTTTGCATGGGCCTGGTGAGGAAGAAAAAGGACCTCAGATATGCGAGCGTCAGCGTGAgcaaaaactttttctattaGCCCTTGTGCGCTTCGTCTGagtgatattgccgcgaatcttagcagtgtttgttccttcttcaaagctgccgtcacgccgctttatcgctttgtttgcgatgcaagacgcgaccagatttgtcTCGAtggatcgcatccaggcggagccgattctacgttgttcccgaatgctgtagtaactttgcacgctttgtcTCGAGAGTTCGCTATcggcacggccgagagcggcggacATTCTGCTCGACGACCCCCGAGTGATTCAATgcactgtgggcgcaagtcaggccAAATAAATAGTTccgtttagacgccattttccctgttttctgctctccggattgcagtcccCACCACGTGACAATGTGTTCGCAGTGTCCACCATCTAGAACTCGTTATAAAAGGAAAGGGATGATCCCTTATTTTTAGGTGAACACGACAAGCTGCAAAGTACACTGCAGATACAAGAAAGATAGTGGAGACTACTATTATTCGTATCATGAAGCTGAAGAAGACGCCCTGGACTACATGCCCTGCGGAGATAATGGTGAGGTAAGGTGAACTTTCTTTACATGTGTAGTTGACCTCAgcgagcgcgaaaaaaaaaatcactgccaCGCAAAGCGGAACCTACACACTATAGCTGGATAAAGCACAAAGAAAGAATGCTTCTGCTCGCTGCCTTCCCGTGCTTCACTAGCGGCGATGCTGCAGCATTTATGAGACACGAAAGCGAGTAAATATGATCTGATGATCGGCAGGCGTTTGTATATTCGCGAATGCTTCTACAGCTAAATGAGTAGGCTCCAACCAATGCAGGGAAGGAAGCTTGGTGCATGACACATGTGAGACGTAGGACCAATACCACCATCGAAGGATAACGTGCAGCAGAGCCTTCACAACACCCCCAATATCAAACGAGCCGACAAGGCAGTGCCTAGGGGTAGCCTGCGGCTGTTGCGCAAGCAAGCGAATCCACCGCAGAAAGAGAGCAGGACTGATTACTGGCAACACAAAACAGTGAGCAAGGGTATAGGGGAAGCATCAGTCCGCTAGCCAACGTTTAGAAAAGTGGACTTGTCTTTTGTGCAAGTTGGGTTCTCAGTGACGAGTGTTAAATAATTCCTTCACTCCAATGAGAAGGATCGGTGAAGGGGTGAACATTTAGCGTTCCCCTGCTTTTATAATGAATTACTCGAATGCTCTTCCTAACATAAAACAATGGGGCACCGACGGTGACATACAGACGCAACAAAAACCTGAGAGATGCCCACGTTCGTGCTGAGCTCGATAAGCAAACCCCCACAGACAATAAGCTCCAGCTCTCGATCTAGGTGTGAGACTTGCAAACATTTACAAGGCTGCAGTGCAGAGTTAAAGGTTGCAAGCGATTTCATCTTCGACGTAATGACTAGCTTTAACTGCGCGTCGACTAATGCTATGTACTTGATAGAACGCTCCTCCTGTCAAAAGCAATACATCGTAGAGACAGGAGACTCAATGAGCACAAGACTGGATGAGCACCGTGCTGACAGAGAAAAACCTCTAGAAGGCTGTTTCTAAGCGATTTAATCAGCGTAGTCACAACTTTGATCACATTAAAATATTTATTCTCCAATGCGGCGGGTAATCTGCAAGAGATATAAAATACAGAGCGACATTCCTAATTCATAAACTTGAAACATCGCAACCAACACCGATAAACGTTTCCAAAAGAAACGTAATCTCTCAGGTATGCTCCATCGCTAAATTAATCCTTAAATAAGGCCTTAAACCAGCTGCTGTACACGGGCTGCTGTCGTTTTTCAGTGACACTTAGCCTCCACACTCCCTTCCGCCCAACCgtgcttctttatttctttttcttctggtGTTCGAGACAGTTCTTCGTAAACCCTTCGCAGTTTACTCAGAAAAACAAAAGCCTCCAATTCCCAGCGTGGCTTAATGAAAGACCGGTCAATTCAATCTGGCTTGGTGTTTCTTGCTTCCTCGGCTTGCTCTTATAGTTGCAAACAAAGGACCAATTGAATCTGTATAGTTCGAACTTTCTAAAGCGTTTGATTTAGTCCATCATTCAATAATTAAAACGAAACTACGAGCTTATGGTGTTAGTTGCCCTTTTTATGCATTTTTCGAATGTTAGCTCCGTGAACGTAACAGCCGCGTCCATATTTTGTATGCGCCCTCTAAGACAAACGATGTAACGGCTCTGTACTAGCTCCTGTGTTGTTAAAGATTTTAGTGAACTACTTGTCCACCGTTATTAAGAAGGCGCATATGCTTCGATATGAAGAGAATATTAAGCGGTTCATGCCTGTTTCGGATCCAGAAGAATGTGGCATGCATTGTGGAAAAGTGGTGCACTTACAAACGGCCTTATTTCAATATCAGCCAAAACGAGTGTTATTTCCTTTACTAGGGACCGTGTACCTATTGATGTATACTGCACCCTCGGCGGCGACACCTTGAAGAAAGCGAATAGCACTTGTAGTCTCACGGCTTACGTGAACTGTTGCTTGGGAGTTCATGAACATGGGAAATATATTATTAAACATGCTTCATCTGTATGCGGTTTTGTTGCTAGGATCGCACACTGTGGATTCCGTGACCAGCATTGTTTTATAAGACTGTTTTGTTCGCTTGTGAGTTCTGAGCTTGAGTTTGCATCAGTTTTCTCGAAACTGTACTGGCACTGTACTTGAAGATAGAATTCAGGAGGGTCAATGCAGTTTGCTTCACGTGTATTACGATAGGTCCATTGGTCACCTATTTTGCCACCAGTATACCTGAATCCCCAGTAAGAGCGGCTTCGAAGATCTGTCAACTAGTAGAGAAAAACGAATGCAATCTTTTTTAAAAATATCTCTAAGGGCTAATTGATTGCTCTCAATTCCTCCAATCAACCTAGGTTAACTCATCTACAAAACGGCCCCGGCacaaaaatatctttttttttttttcagtgaaaacaCCTCGTCGTACTAACCTTGTAATACGTGCGCAGTTGCAGTTGTTATTTTAGCAATCGAAACGGTGGTCACGATATTGATATTTTTGAGTCCTTCTTTGATGCGTTCAAGATTTTCTTGCATTCGTGATTGGTGTGCTTGTTTTGTAGCATACacaatgttgtttcttttcatgagtacaataaacaaataaatgatTACTTGACATGAAACAACATTCTTTGCCTTTCTTTCCCTCCTCTCTTGTCTCTccgtttttccttttctttcctttttatttactttgccTTCCTCGTATATGGTATTTCTCTGCTGCTGTTTTTATCTCACATTTTTgaggtcataataataataattgtttctttggggggaaaggaaatggcgcagtatctgtctcatatctttggacacctgaactgcgccgtgagggaagggaaatggagggagtgaaggaagaaaggaagaatgaggtgccctagtggagggctccggaataatttcgaccacctggggatctttaacgtgcactgacatcgcacagcacacgggcgccttggcgtttttcctccacaaaaacgcagccgtcaGCCCAAATTTCTTTTTACAACGCCACCTCTTGCAGTCCCCCCTTGCCACCCTCCACAATCCGCGCCCTACCCCCTTCCCCGGTCCTTCCCTCCGCcacccgcatgcgagacggatgcttaAGCCTTAATTCGTTTCCATATTCAGGTCTGCATCAAAGGCTATTGCGTACGGAAGCCGACCGAAGAGGTAAAAACGACCCGCCCGTATCATCCGACTACAACGGCTGAACCTTCGAACGAACCGGCTCCAATACCGAGCTATTGCAACCCTGGATGCCAATGCTACTGCAGCTCCAGCGGCACCTTCCACCTCCCGAAGAACCACGAGGATATACATTTGAGGCGGTAAAGACACTGAGTACAAAAGAAGATAGAGAAAACTAGGCGAGAGTAGAACACTATATTTGGATTTCAAGTGGCTGGAGCCACAGTCAAGCTGCACTGTAGCAGCTTTTTCTCCGGCCACCTTTTTCGCCTTATAACGTTGCGGAATAAAGTTACtttgattgatttgatttgaaaagtTGGCTCGCATTCTCTCGTGAAAGTAACGATGTTTTCGCAATAAAATTGTGTTTGCCCCTCATAtagtttggtttaggggggtttaacgtcccaaagcgattcagactatgaggggcgccgtagtgaagggctccgggaattccgaccacccggggttctttaaccggcactgacatcgcacagtacacgggcctctagaatttcgcctgtatcgaaattccatcgccgcgaccgggatctaactcgcgtctttcgggtcagcaataGTCAAGTAAAACCATTTTTGTCCCAGATTCCGTCATTGAGTACGGATATGGGACATTTGTGCAAATACTTTGAAACAGCAATAGTTTGCTTTGCCGAGCGTGGTAGAGCTGGCGGTGGAACCGAATTCGCTATGGTTTCCCGGAACGACAGAATATGGTTGTAGCATTTTAGAGTTAATTAAGGTTTGAAAAGCAAAAACAGTTCTACGTTTTTTTCTGCGCCCAGCACCTTTCCAGTAAAGTAACCGCGATAGTTCTATACCGCATGCCCCTCCCCCCTCACTCTGCCACTCCCCCGCTTTTCGCCGGCCTTATATCCCAAGCAGCAAAGGACATCGGCCCGATATTGGAAATGTGTTGGCAAACatcggtcctacaaaggaccagccACATTTCCTTTCCAGTACATCTCCGATATTGGGCCGATgtgctgtgctgcttgggaagcgaCGCGTTCTGGCCACTTTCTGCTGTAACGCGGCTGTTGTAGCGAAGAGGAGAGAAAATGCAGTCAATACAGGCTTCTGGGTGCACTGTAAAAAGCTACTTAATGAAAGTTACAAGCAGTAATGACCGCTAAAATGAAATTTACGATGACGATCGTTTTTCTCTCTTTAAAGGTTACAACGCATGAAGACTCATGATTTACACGTTAATTCGGAAGAATCTGCGTGTAGCGTTAGCCGCGGTTAAACTTGTATGGAAACCCGGTTTTCTCGAGTCGGTAACTTGCAGAGTCACACGCTCCGGTTACGGTACCTTGTAAACGGCTCGGTGAAGACGGCGCCATAGAGAaaataagagaaagtgttttttGGGTCCAAGGCCACCTTCGTCCAACGCTCTGGGACTACCAGGAAAAAAATGGCATTGGCTTAACTTGGATAACCCTGGAAATCAGCGAAAAGAAAGCACGCGTGCCAAGC
The genomic region above belongs to Amblyomma americanum isolate KBUSLIRL-KWMA chromosome 9, ASM5285725v1, whole genome shotgun sequence and contains:
- the LOC144103762 gene encoding venom metalloproteinase antarease-like TserMP_B, producing EEPYALLVDDEFLFDEPTIKDFKSYATRKKVQYGNPDIVFFLSGYDVFTIYNGKVTTAGLGISYLSGLCTEFYVGLGEDMPGLFSGAHTLTHEVAHLLGATHDGDGPDSNVPGHPSAVSCEWKAGNIMSYVNSGHAHHLFSECSLRQMQYVVRFS